One window of the Montipora foliosa isolate CH-2021 chromosome 4, ASM3666993v2, whole genome shotgun sequence genome contains the following:
- the LOC138001367 gene encoding uncharacterized protein gives MDLDIEEEETSTDDPEEMTTLGEEWSPVSEPEAMNVDPTESPEDDGTGANKEEGDVNPLRRLIVKAVLDAMVIMEDSGISIQTFEDILEYGKKMLFTSVGDDIDIDILSALWPKSWNAAQLLLKEEGFSDAKVYYICMCREVKEFTRNGQTSTKYHYNRMWSVMESQDELCRHCGKKGYIKYYYLGLNDKVKNWFRSEAMCQKMLSHWMEREHWLGRTSSWPMKKEIWDGQRFVDLQWFWDPSKTWILPTRCVNCKAIISAEILSGCAKDDSGLSEVNCPECFETFYFKIQKAGGSPLNLALIGHWDAWQPFRTSFRSCGSIEISIANMYKKDRAHVKEVYVVGFVPCTTTPKDVPEAFDPFLEPLMNDLATGFIDGFRVPYPSDLNISNFDPGKMPTIRVLLLCWTADHPGQCEFGKFLNQGKCGCRRCKIIGKQSEHSYHYYYGDNRFHHRYPWDLREIQLEQENLYNADKETRQSIRKKQSSQTGFTGTSLLHKYLYPLYGFDILHHMVFDIFHTVPLNLCKNQLQRLLELEILDKTYLDEQIKVFPWTTELKSGRLPVAVGKDCKGLGYWKAESFQKFAYPMMECILEGKLESVTDLEILSAVSRFTELHFYIGRDGWSSEMIQMHKRLAERINVTIEEAQGLDMCSISVHNMLHIHEDILNFSATDNYWCAVFERAVKGYVKRSHNCKGVEGTFAKAEARREFLKSIQEREVVDQCNGCDTHQGIVRSVDLARVNCSRENSDSLLIGTTNRVLELSNDHQEKISASLSLCQTEVSSICSVTSKCFLNNLGHEGTVLSSKESVIILLHGTETVVTIDRFLSVRCEEQGCRLLGEGTVKPFHVNDSGQAAINILNGFHKVKTEPNGEKVFFQTENIQRKVMLYDCGNGAATVVDYMRKLRSLPGEVIVPVYPEEGDMLLIQGEQQNDIWHGKVLRVDRPKQIADVYFFIEKYQEPHKFIRETFGRAARNSVAFDSVLAIAEGHWISTNCWQEKV, from the exons ATGGATCTAGATATTGAAGAAGAAGAGACTAGCACAGATGATCCAGAAGAAATGACAACCCTTGGAGAAGAATGGAGTCCAGTTTCTGAGCCTGAAGCCATGAATGTGGACCCTACTGAATCTCCGGAGGACGATGGTACCGGTGCCAACAAGGAAGAGGGCGATGTCAATCCTTTACGAAGACTCATTGTCAAGGCCGTGCTTGATGCAATGGTCATTATGGAAGACAGTGGAATTTCGATACAAACATTCGAAGACATTCTAGAATATGGGAAAAAAATGCTATTTACTTCTGTTGGAGATGACATCGATATTGATATACTTTCTGCGTTGTGGCCTAAAAGTTGGAATGCGGCTCAGTTACTTCTTAAAGAGGAAGGTTTTTCCGATGCAAAAGTTTACTACATTTGCATGTGCAGAGAGGTGAAAGAATTTACAAGAAATGGACAGACCAGCACAAAATATCACTACAACAGAATGTGGAGCGTTATGGAAAGCCAAGATGAGCTGTGCCGTCATTGCGGTAAGAAAGGATACATAAAGTATTACTACCTTGGTTTGAACGATAAGGTTAAGAACTGGTTTCGGAGTGAGGCCATGtgccaaaaaatgttatcacatTGGATGGAAAGAGAGCACTGGCTTGGAAGAACTTCAAGctggccaatgaaaaaggaaattTGGGATGGGCAAAGGTTTGTGGATCTCCAGTGGTTTTGGGATCCTAGCAAAACATGGATTCTACCAACAAGATGTGTAAACTGCAAAGCTATCATTTCAGCTGAAATTTTGTCTGGCTGTGCTAAGGATGACAGTGGTTTGTCTGAAGTGAACTGTCCAGAGTGTTTTGAGACATTTTACTTTAAAATACAGAAAGCAGGTGGTTCTCCCCTTAATCTTGCTTTGATAGGCCACTGGGATGCCTGGCAACCTTTTAGAACCAGCTTCAGGAGTTGTGGATCGATTGAAATTTCCATTGCAAATATGTATAAGAAAGACCGAGCCCATGTGAAAGAGGTATATGTTGTGGGTTTTGTGCCTTGTACCACAACTCCAAAAGATGTGCCTGAGGCTTTTGATCCATTCTTAGAACCACTGATGAATGATTTAGCTACTGGTTTTATTGATGGATTTCGAGTTCCCTACCCTTCAGACTTGAATATCAGTAACTTTGACCCAGGCAAAATGCCTACTATTAGAGTTTTGCTGTTGTGTTGGACCGCAGATCATCCAGGCCAATGTGAATTTGGAAAGTTTCTTAATCAAGGTAAATGCGGTTGCAGGCGATGCAAAATAATTGGAAAGCAAAGTGAGCATTCCTATCATTACTATTATGGTGACAACAGATTCCACCATCGTTACCCATGGGACCTTCGAGAAATACAGCTTGAACAGGAAAATCTCTACAATGCTGACAAAGAAACAAGGCAAAGTATAAGGAAAAAGCAATCATCTCAGACAGGCTTCACTGGAACAAGTTTGCTTCATAAGTATTTATATCCCTTATATGGATTTGACATTCTCCATCATATGGTTTTTGATATTTTCCATACTGTCCCACTTAACCTTTGTAAGAATCAACTCCAGCGATTGTTGGAGCTAGAAATACTTGACAAAACGTACCTGGATGAACAGATAAAAGTCTTTCCCTGGACAACTGAACTGAAAAGTGGACGACTTCCTGTTGCAGTAGGAAAAGACTGCAAGGGTCTAGGATACTGGAAAGCAGAAAGCTTTCAAAAATTTGCTTACCCTATGATGGAATGCATTCTTGAAGGAAAGCTAGAAAGTGTGACAGATCTTGAAATCCTGAGTGCAGTTTCCAGATTCACAGAATTACATTTCTACATCGGTAGAGATGGATGGAGTAGTGAAATGATACAAATGCATAAAAGGTTGGCTGAGAGAATAAATGTTACAATTGAAGAGGCACAGGGACTTGACATGTGCTCAATATCTGTACACAACATGCTTCACATTCATGAGGACATTCTGAACTTTTCAGCAACAGACAACTATTGGTGTGCAGTTTTTGAAAGAGCAGTAAAAGGTTACGTAAAAAGATCCCACAATTGCAAAGGTGTTGAAGGAACATTTGCCAAAGCTGAGGCTCGAcgagaatttttaaaaagtattcAAGAGCGAGAAGTTGTGGATCAATGCAATGGCTGTGATACACATCAG GGCATTGTGAGGTCTGTTGATTTGGCAAGAGTAAACTGCTCTAGGGAGAACAGTGACTCTCTATTGATTGGGACAACGAACAGAGTTCTGGAACTTAGTAATGATCATCAAGAGAAGATTTCAGCCTCACTGTCACTTTGTCAAACAGAGGTATCAAGCATTTGTTCAGTGACTAGCAAGTGTTTTCTGAACAACCTTGGTCATGAGGGAACAGTACTCTCTAGCAAGGAGAGTGTCATCATTTTACTGCATGGGACTGAAACTGTAGTCACAATTGATAGATTCCTGTCAGTGAGGTGTGAAGAGCAAGGCTGTCGACTGCTAGGTGAGGGTACTGTGAAGCCATTTCATGTAAATGACAGTGGGCAAGCAGCCATTAACATTTTAAATGGCTTTCATAAAGTTAAAACAGAACCCAATGGTGAAAAGGTCTTCTTTCAAACAGAGAACATTCAAAGAAAGGTAATGCTGTATGACTGTGGAAATGGAGCAGCAACTGTAGTTGATTATATGAGGAAGTTGAGAAGTCTTCCTGGTGAAGTGATAGTACCAGTCTACCCTGAAGAAGGTGACATGTTACTTATTCAAGGAGAACAGCAAAATGACATTTGGCATGGGAAAGTGCTGAGGGTGGATAGGCCGAAACAAATCGCTGATGTGTACTTCTTTATTGAGAAATACCAGGAACCTCACAAGTTTATTCGTGAGACATTTGGTAGAGCTGCAAGAAATTCAGTTGCTTTTGATTCAGTACTTGCAATTGCAGAGGGGCACTGGATTAGTACAAATTGCTGGCAAGAAAAAGTTTGA
- the LOC138001368 gene encoding uncharacterized protein: MFFLTIRKQLLRSAIAKRSKEHRKLIREKEQLLVRAQGTLNSVDFYILNRTLHHNVTKTTTQFVKTHHKKLKDLTCNKSIPFTSDETVTNLSSHSLMSEQLNILKFGLTHSIRPPKINESDVFTCFELINHTMAKKLKDTKQAGKLVADLSHLAHTYVSSYRPTTADLKKLRVLKEIRKNKNIVILKPDKGNGVVVLDRSDYDQGILKIINDASKFRPIKEDPTLLREGRLQRLLRKLKKDCHLDSEVYENIYPKGSQPARIYGLRHSAL, from the coding sequence ATGTTTTTCCTAACCATCCGTAAGCAGCTTTTGCGAAGTGCCATCGCCAAACGCTCCAAGGAACATCGGAAACTGATCCGCGAAAAGGAACAGCTACTTGTTCGTGCTCAAGGTACTCTTAACAGTGTTGATTTCTACATTCTTAACCGCACATTACATCATAATGTCACTAAAACAACCACACAATTCGTTAAGACACACCACAAGAAGCTCAAAGACCTCACATGCAACAAGTCTATCCCTTTCACATCTGATGAGACCGTCACCAACCTATCCTCCCACAGTCTTATGTCTGAACAGCTTAACATTCTCAAATTTGGATTAACGCATTCCATCCGTCCACCAAAAATAAACGAGTCAGATGTCTTTACATGCTTCGAGCTCATTAATCACACTATGGccaaaaaattaaaagacaCCAAGCAAGCAGGAAAACTTGTTGCTGATCTCTCTCATTTAGCCCACACTTATGTCTCTTCATACCGTCCAACGACTGCAGACCTAAAAAAACTCAGGGTTCTTAAGGAAATAAGGAAGAACAAAAACATTGTCATTTTAAAACCGGACAAAGGGAATGGTGTGGTTGTCTTGGACCGATCGGATTACGACCAAGGCATTCTTAAAATCATCAATGACGCCTCTAAATTCCGGCCCATCAAAGAAGACCCCACTTTACTTAGAGAAGGTAGACTGCAACGTCTCCTccgaaaattaaagaaagattGCCATCTTGATAGCGAAGTGTACGAGAACATCTATCCCAAGGGCTCCCAACCAGCAAGAATTTATGGCCTCCGCCATTCCGCCCTATAG